In Salmonella enterica subsp. enterica serovar Typhimurium str. LT2, a single window of DNA contains:
- the entC gene encoding isochorismate synthetase, enterochelin biosynthesis (similar to E. coli isochorismate hydroxymutase 2, enterochelin biosynthesis (AAC73694.1); Blastp hit to AAC73694.1 (391 aa), 84% identity in aa 1 - 391), with translation MDMSLAEDAQETMATLAPDRFFFMSPYRSFTTSGCFARYTEPAVAGDSPDSPFQQKLRQQFAEAKSQGIANPILVGAIPFDTRQPSSLFIPMAWQSFSRQQKQRTARYFTDHQSLTVTARKAIPEQDAFEAMVARAAMLTATPDVDKVVLSRLIDITTDVAVDSGALLERLVAQNPVSYNFHVPLADGGVLLGASPELLLRKEGERFSSLPLAGSARRQPDDVLDREAGNRLLASQKDRHEHELVTQAMKQILRDRSTELQLPSSPQLITTPTLWHLGTPFEGKANAGENALTLACLLHPTPALSGFPHQVAKKLIAELEPFDRELFGGIVGWCDAEGNGEWVVTIRCAKLHGNQVRLFAGAGIVPASSPVGEWRETGVKLSTMLNVFGLH, from the coding sequence ATGGATATGTCACTGGCCGAGGACGCTCAGGAGACAATGGCAACGCTTGCTCCCGATCGCTTTTTCTTCATGTCGCCGTATCGCAGTTTTACCACTTCCGGGTGCTTCGCCCGTTATACCGAGCCTGCGGTTGCCGGAGATTCGCCGGATAGCCCTTTCCAGCAGAAATTGCGCCAGCAGTTTGCCGAGGCCAAATCGCAGGGCATCGCCAACCCTATCCTGGTGGGGGCGATCCCCTTTGATACTCGTCAGCCGTCGTCGCTATTTATCCCGATGGCGTGGCAGTCCTTTTCCCGCCAGCAAAAGCAGCGCACGGCGCGTTATTTTACTGACCATCAGTCGCTGACGGTGACGGCGCGAAAGGCGATTCCGGAGCAGGATGCTTTTGAAGCGATGGTCGCACGCGCGGCTATGCTGACCGCCACGCCAGACGTCGATAAAGTGGTGCTTTCCCGGCTGATAGATATCACCACTGATGTGGCGGTGGATAGCGGAGCATTGCTGGAGCGGCTGGTTGCGCAGAATCCAGTTAGTTACAACTTCCATGTGCCACTGGCGGATGGCGGCGTTCTGCTGGGCGCCAGCCCCGAATTGCTGCTACGCAAAGAGGGCGAGCGGTTTAGTTCGCTGCCGTTAGCAGGCTCGGCACGTCGACAGCCGGATGACGTTCTGGATCGCGAGGCGGGAAACCGACTGCTGGCTTCACAAAAAGATCGGCATGAACATGAGCTGGTGACGCAGGCGATGAAGCAGATCCTGCGCGATCGCAGCACGGAACTGCAATTACCTTCCTCTCCGCAGTTGATCACCACGCCGACGCTATGGCATCTCGGTACGCCGTTTGAGGGCAAGGCCAACGCCGGAGAAAACGCGCTGACGCTGGCCTGTCTGCTGCATCCAACGCCTGCGTTAAGCGGTTTCCCTCATCAGGTCGCGAAAAAGCTGATTGCTGAACTGGAACCGTTCGATCGTGAACTGTTTGGCGGCATTGTCGGCTGGTGCGATGCCGAAGGAAACGGCGAGTGGGTAGTGACGATTCGTTGTGCGAAATTGCACGGTAATCAGGTGCGCCTGTTCGCTGGCGCCGGGATTGTCCCTGCCTCTTCGCCAGTCGGCGAGTGGCGGGAAACCGGCGTCAAGCTCTCTACGATGTTGAACGTTTTTGGACTGCATTAA
- the entE gene encoding 2,3-dihydroxybenzoate-AMP ligase (similar to E. coli 2,3-dihydroxybenzoate-AMP ligase (AAC73695.1); Blastp hit to AAC73695.1 (536 aa), 86% identity in aa 1 - 534): MRIPFTRWPDEFARRYREKGYWQDVPLTDILTRHADSDKTAVIEGERAFSYRQLNQAADNLACSLRRQGIKPGETALVQLGNVPELYITFFALLKLGVAPVLALFSHQRTELNAYAMQIAPTLVIADRQHTLFAGEDFLNTFVAEHRSVRVVLLRNDDGDHSLDAAMRQAAEDFTATPSPADEVAYFQLSGGTTGTPKLIPRTHNDYYYSVRRSNEICGFNEDTRFLCAIPAAHNYAMSSPGALGVFLAKGTVVLATDPSATLCFPLIEKHQINATALVPPAVSLWLQAIQEWGGNAPLASLRLLQVGGARLSATLAARIPAEIGCQLQQVFGMAEGLVNYTRLDDSPERIINTQGRPMCPDDEVWVADADGNPLPPGEIGRLMTRGPYTFRGYFNSPLHNASAFDANGFYCSGDLISIDQDGYITVHGREKDQINRGGEKIAAEEIENLLLRHPVVIHAALVSMEDELLGEKSCAYLVVKEPLRAVQVRRFLREQGVAEFKLPDRVECVASLPLTPVGKVDKKQLRQRLASRSPL, from the coding sequence ATGCGTATACCTTTCACCCGTTGGCCGGATGAATTTGCCCGCCGTTATCGTGAAAAAGGCTACTGGCAAGACGTGCCGTTGACCGATATTCTGACCCGCCACGCTGACAGCGACAAGACGGCGGTCATTGAAGGCGAGCGCGCATTCAGCTATCGCCAGCTCAACCAGGCCGCAGATAATCTGGCCTGCAGTTTACGCCGTCAGGGCATCAAACCTGGCGAAACCGCTCTGGTACAACTGGGGAATGTACCGGAACTGTATATCACCTTTTTCGCCCTGTTGAAGCTTGGCGTAGCGCCCGTTCTGGCGCTGTTTAGCCATCAACGTACCGAACTTAACGCCTATGCGATGCAGATCGCGCCGACGCTGGTGATTGCCGATCGCCAACATACGCTGTTCGCCGGGGAGGACTTTCTCAACACGTTTGTGGCTGAACACCGCTCTGTGCGGGTGGTGTTATTGCGCAACGACGACGGCGATCACAGCCTGGACGCGGCGATGCGGCAGGCGGCGGAAGATTTCACTGCCACGCCATCACCTGCTGACGAAGTGGCCTACTTTCAGCTTTCCGGCGGTACTACCGGCACGCCAAAGCTTATTCCCCGTACCCATAACGACTATTACTACAGCGTGCGCCGCAGCAATGAGATTTGCGGTTTCAACGAGGATACGCGTTTTCTGTGCGCGATTCCCGCCGCGCATAACTACGCCATGAGTTCGCCGGGCGCGCTGGGCGTCTTTCTTGCCAAAGGAACGGTAGTGCTGGCGACCGATCCCAGCGCCACGCTCTGTTTCCCGCTGATCGAAAAACACCAGATTAATGCCACAGCGCTGGTGCCGCCCGCGGTCAGTCTATGGCTACAGGCTATCCAGGAGTGGGGCGGCAATGCGCCGCTGGCGTCATTAAGGTTATTGCAGGTCGGCGGCGCGCGGCTTTCTGCGACGCTGGCCGCCCGTATTCCGGCTGAAATTGGCTGTCAGTTGCAGCAGGTCTTCGGTATGGCGGAAGGGTTAGTGAACTATACCCGGCTGGACGATAGTCCGGAACGGATTATCAATACCCAGGGAAGACCCATGTGTCCGGACGACGAAGTGTGGGTGGCGGATGCCGACGGGAATCCACTGCCGCCGGGCGAGATTGGTCGTCTGATGACGCGCGGCCCCTATACTTTTCGCGGCTATTTCAACAGTCCGCTACACAATGCCAGCGCCTTTGACGCCAACGGTTTTTACTGTTCCGGCGATCTGATCTCCATTGATCAAGACGGTTACATCACCGTTCACGGGCGTGAAAAAGATCAGATCAATCGGGGCGGCGAGAAGATAGCCGCCGAAGAGATAGAAAACCTGTTACTGCGCCACCCGGTGGTGATCCATGCGGCGCTGGTCAGCATGGAAGATGAACTGCTGGGAGAAAAAAGTTGCGCATATCTGGTGGTAAAAGAGCCGCTGCGAGCGGTACAGGTACGCCGTTTCCTGCGAGAGCAGGGCGTGGCGGAATTTAAATTACCGGATCGCGTGGAGTGCGTTGCGTCACTGCCGCTGACGCCGGTTGGTAAAGTCGATAAAAAACAATTACGCCAGCGGTTGGCGTCACGTTCACCGCTCTGA
- the entB gene encoding 2,3-dihydro-2,3-dihydroxybenzoate synthetase, isochorismatase (similar to E. coli 2,3-dihydro-2,3-dihydroxybenzoate synthetase, isochroismatase (AAC73696.1); Blastp hit to AAC73696.1 (285 aa), 88% identity in aa 1 - 285), protein MAIPKLQSYALPTALDIPTNKVNWAFEPERAALLIHDMQDYFVSFWGRNCPMMDQVIANIAALRQYCKEHHIPVYYTAQPKEQSDEDRALLNDMWGPGLTRSPEQQKVVEALTPDEADTVLVKWRYSAFHRSPLEQMLKDTGRNQLIITGVYAHIGCMTTATDAFMRDIKPFMVADALADFSREEHLMALNYVAGRSGRVVMTESLLPTPVPASKAALRALILPLLDETDEPLDDENLIDYGLDSVRMMGLAARWRKVHGDIDFVMLAKNPTIDAWWALLSRGVE, encoded by the coding sequence ATGGCAATCCCGAAACTACAGTCTTACGCGCTGCCCACCGCACTGGATATCCCGACCAACAAAGTGAACTGGGCATTTGAGCCGGAGCGCGCGGCGCTGCTCATCCACGATATGCAGGATTACTTTGTCAGCTTTTGGGGCCGCAACTGCCCAATGATGGACCAGGTGATTGCTAATATCGCCGCCCTGCGCCAGTACTGTAAGGAACATCATATCCCGGTCTATTACACCGCTCAGCCGAAAGAGCAAAGCGATGAAGATCGCGCGTTACTCAATGATATGTGGGGGCCGGGACTGACGCGCTCTCCGGAACAGCAGAAGGTGGTAGAAGCCTTAACGCCGGATGAGGCGGATACGGTGCTGGTGAAGTGGCGCTATAGCGCGTTTCACCGCTCGCCGCTGGAACAGATGTTAAAAGATACCGGACGTAATCAGCTCATCATTACCGGCGTGTATGCGCATATTGGCTGTATGACCACCGCTACCGATGCGTTTATGCGCGACATTAAGCCGTTTATGGTGGCGGATGCGCTGGCGGATTTCAGCCGGGAAGAGCATCTGATGGCGCTGAACTATGTGGCGGGGCGTTCCGGTCGCGTCGTCATGACCGAGTCGCTGCTGCCGACGCCGGTTCCTGCCAGTAAAGCGGCGCTGCGGGCGTTGATTCTGCCGTTGCTGGATGAGACCGACGAGCCGCTGGATGATGAAAACCTGATTGATTATGGCCTGGATTCAGTACGCATGATGGGGCTGGCAGCGCGCTGGCGTAAAGTACACGGCGATATCGACTTCGTGATGCTGGCGAAAAACCCGACCATTGACGCCTGGTGGGCGCTGCTTTCTCGCGGGGTAGAGTAA
- the entA gene encoding 2,3-dihydro-2,3-dihydroxybenzoate dehydrogenase (similar to E. coli 2,3-dihydro-2,3-dihydroxybenzoate dehydrogenase, enterochelin biosynthesis (AAC73697.1); Blastp hit to AAC73697.1 (248 aa), 90% identity in aa 2 - 248) — protein MTGFDFSDKTVWVTGAGKGIGYATALAFVDAGARVIGFDREFTQENYPFATEVMDVADAAQVAQVCQRVLQKTTRLDVLVNAAGILRMGATDALSVDDWQQTFAVNVGGAFNLFSQTMAQFRRQQGGAIVTVASDAAHTPRIGMSAYGASKAALKSLALTVGLELAGCGVRCNVVSPGSTDTDMQRTLWVSEDAEQQRIRGFGEQFKLGIPLGKIARPQEIANTILFLASDLASHITLQDIVVDGGSTLGA, from the coding sequence ATGACCGGCTTTGATTTTTCAGACAAAACGGTATGGGTGACCGGGGCGGGGAAAGGGATCGGTTACGCGACGGCGCTGGCGTTTGTCGACGCCGGGGCGCGGGTGATCGGCTTCGATCGCGAATTTACGCAAGAGAATTATCCCTTTGCTACCGAAGTCATGGATGTGGCGGATGCCGCACAGGTTGCGCAGGTGTGCCAGCGTGTGTTGCAAAAAACGACGCGGCTGGATGTGCTGGTCAACGCCGCCGGTATTTTGCGTATGGGAGCGACCGATGCGCTTAGCGTCGACGACTGGCAGCAGACGTTTGCGGTCAATGTGGGCGGGGCATTTAACCTGTTTTCTCAGACGATGGCGCAGTTTCGCCGTCAGCAGGGAGGGGCGATTGTCACCGTAGCCTCAGATGCGGCGCATACGCCGCGCATCGGTATGAGCGCCTACGGCGCCTCTAAAGCGGCGCTGAAAAGCTTGGCGCTAACCGTAGGGCTGGAGCTGGCGGGCTGCGGGGTGCGCTGTAATGTGGTGTCGCCTGGTTCGACTGACACCGATATGCAGCGCACGTTATGGGTGAGTGAAGATGCCGAACAGCAGCGTATTCGCGGTTTCGGCGAACAGTTTAAGCTCGGCATACCGCTCGGTAAAATCGCCCGTCCGCAGGAGATAGCCAATACCATTTTGTTTCTTGCCTCCGATCTGGCCAGCCACATTACCTTGCAGGATATCGTGGTGGACGGCGGTTCAACATTGGGAGCCTGA
- the ybdB gene encoding putative protein PaaI, possibly involved in aromatic compounds catabolism (similar to E. coli orf, hypothetical protein (AAC73698.1); Blastp hit to AAC73698.1 (137 aa), 91% identity in aa 1 - 137), with the protein MIWKRHLTLDELNATSQNTLVAHLGIVYTRLGDDVLEAEMPVDARTHQPFGLLHGGASAALAETLGSMAGYLMTRDGQCVVGTELNATHHRAISQGKVRGVCLPLHLGRQNQSWEITLFDEQGRRCCTCRLGTAVMG; encoded by the coding sequence ATGATCTGGAAACGGCATTTAACGCTGGATGAATTGAACGCTACCAGTCAGAACACTCTGGTGGCGCATCTGGGCATTGTTTACACCCGTCTGGGCGATGACGTGCTGGAGGCGGAAATGCCCGTCGATGCCCGCACTCATCAACCGTTTGGTCTGCTACACGGCGGCGCATCGGCAGCGCTGGCGGAGACGTTGGGATCAATGGCGGGTTATCTGATGACCCGCGACGGGCAGTGCGTGGTCGGGACCGAGTTAAACGCCACTCACCACCGCGCCATCTCGCAGGGGAAAGTACGCGGCGTTTGCCTGCCGCTGCATCTGGGGCGGCAGAATCAAAGCTGGGAAATTACGCTCTTTGACGAGCAGGGGAGGCGCTGCTGCACCTGTCGCCTGGGAACGGCGGTAATGGGATAG
- the cstA gene encoding carbon starvation protein (similar to E. coli carbon starvation protein (AAC73699.1); Blastp hit to AAC73699.1 (701 aa), 97% identity in aa 1 - 701) encodes MNKSGKYLVWTALSVLGAFALGYIALNRGEQINALWIVVASVCVYLIAYRFYGLYIAKKVLAVDPTRMTPAVRHNDGLDYVPTDKKVLFGHHFAAIAGAGPLVGPVLAAQMGYLPGMIWLLAGVVLAGAVQDFMVLFVSTRRDGRSLGELVKEEMGATAGVIALVACFMIMVIILAVLAMIVVKALTHSPWGTYTVAFTIPLAIFMGIYLRYLRPGRIGEVSVIGLVFLIFAIISGGWVAASPTWAPYFDFTGVQLTWMLVGYGFVAAVLPVWLLLAPRDYLSTFLKIGTIVGLAVGILIMRPTLTMPALTKFVDGTGPVWTGDLFPFLFITIACGAVSGFHALISSGTTPKMLANEGQACFIGYGGMLMESFVAIMALVSACIIDPGVYFAMNSPMAVLAPAGTADVVASAAQVVSSWGFAITPDTLHQIANEVGEQSIISRAGGAPTLAVGMAYILHGALGGMMDVAFWYHFAILFEALFILTAVDAGTRAARFMLQDLLGVVSPGLKRTDSLPANLLATALCVLAWGYFLHQGVVDPLGGINTLWPLFGIANQMLAGMALMLCAVVLFKMKRQRYAWVALVPTAWLLICTLTAGWQKAFSPDAKIGFLAIANKFQAMIDSGNIPPQYTESQLAQLVFNNRLDAGLTIFFMVVVVVLAVFSIKTALAALKIDKPTANETPYEPMPENVDEIVTQAKGAH; translated from the coding sequence ATGAATAAATCAGGGAAATACCTCGTCTGGACAGCGCTCTCAGTATTGGGTGCGTTTGCCCTGGGCTATATTGCGTTAAATCGTGGGGAACAGATCAACGCGCTATGGATCGTGGTGGCGTCGGTCTGTGTCTATCTTATTGCGTATCGTTTTTATGGGCTCTATATCGCCAAAAAAGTGCTGGCGGTTGACCCAACGCGTATGACGCCCGCGGTACGTCATAATGATGGTCTGGATTATGTCCCGACCGATAAAAAAGTGCTGTTCGGTCACCATTTTGCGGCCATTGCTGGCGCAGGTCCGCTGGTCGGGCCGGTACTGGCGGCGCAGATGGGCTATCTGCCGGGGATGATCTGGCTGCTGGCGGGCGTCGTGCTGGCGGGAGCGGTGCAGGACTTTATGGTGCTGTTCGTCTCGACCCGGCGCGATGGGCGTTCGCTTGGCGAGCTGGTTAAAGAGGAGATGGGCGCGACGGCAGGGGTGATCGCGCTGGTGGCCTGCTTTATGATCATGGTGATCATTCTGGCCGTCCTGGCGATGATCGTGGTGAAAGCGCTGACCCATAGCCCGTGGGGAACGTACACTGTCGCGTTCACTATTCCACTGGCGATTTTTATGGGCATCTACTTGCGTTATTTGCGTCCGGGGCGCATCGGCGAGGTGTCGGTCATTGGGCTGGTATTTCTTATTTTCGCTATTATTTCCGGCGGATGGGTGGCGGCAAGCCCAACCTGGGCGCCGTACTTTGATTTTACTGGCGTGCAGCTTACCTGGATGCTGGTGGGTTATGGTTTTGTCGCGGCGGTACTGCCGGTCTGGCTGCTGCTCGCGCCGCGTGATTACCTCTCTACCTTCCTGAAAATTGGTACGATTGTCGGTCTGGCGGTCGGGATTCTGATTATGCGTCCGACGCTGACTATGCCGGCGCTGACCAAATTTGTTGATGGTACCGGACCGGTCTGGACGGGCGACCTGTTCCCGTTCCTGTTTATTACCATCGCCTGCGGCGCGGTCTCCGGTTTCCATGCGCTCATCTCCTCCGGCACGACGCCGAAGATGTTGGCCAACGAAGGCCAGGCCTGCTTTATCGGCTACGGCGGGATGTTAATGGAATCTTTCGTCGCCATTATGGCGCTGGTCTCCGCCTGTATTATCGATCCGGGTGTTTACTTTGCGATGAATAGCCCGATGGCGGTACTGGCGCCAGCGGGGACAGCGGATGTCGTAGCTTCTGCCGCGCAGGTGGTCAGTAGTTGGGGTTTCGCTATCACGCCGGATACGTTACACCAGATTGCCAATGAAGTCGGCGAACAATCCATTATCTCCCGCGCAGGCGGAGCGCCAACGCTGGCGGTAGGGATGGCCTACATTTTACATGGCGCGTTGGGCGGCATGATGGATGTGGCGTTCTGGTATCACTTCGCCATTCTGTTTGAAGCGCTGTTTATTCTGACGGCGGTGGATGCGGGCACCCGTGCGGCGCGCTTTATGTTGCAGGATTTGTTGGGCGTAGTGTCGCCAGGGCTGAAACGTACCGATTCGTTGCCAGCGAACCTGCTTGCTACGGCATTGTGCGTGCTGGCGTGGGGGTATTTCCTCCATCAGGGCGTGGTCGATCCGTTGGGCGGTATTAACACCCTGTGGCCGCTGTTTGGCATCGCTAACCAGATGCTGGCGGGTATGGCGCTGATGCTTTGCGCCGTGGTACTGTTCAAAATGAAGCGTCAGCGTTATGCGTGGGTCGCGCTGGTGCCGACGGCCTGGCTGCTGATTTGTACGCTGACGGCGGGTTGGCAGAAAGCGTTTAGTCCGGATGCGAAAATCGGCTTCCTGGCCATTGCCAATAAGTTCCAGGCGATGATCGACAGCGGCAATATTCCGCCGCAATACACCGAATCGCAACTCGCGCAGTTGGTATTCAATAACCGTCTGGATGCCGGGCTAACCATCTTCTTTATGGTGGTGGTCGTGGTGCTGGCGGTCTTCTCTATTAAGACGGCGCTGGCCGCTCTGAAGATTGATAAACCGACGGCGAATGAAACGCCGTATGAGCCGATGCCGGAAAATGTGGATGAGATCGTGACGCAGGCGAAAGGCGCGCACTAA
- the ybdD gene encoding putative cytoplasmic protein (similar to E. coli orf, hypothetical protein (AAC77309.1); Blastp hit to AAC77309.1 (67 aa), 73% identity in aa 1 - 67), translated as MFDTLSKAGKYLGQAAKMMIGVPDYDNYVEHMRITHPDQTPMTYEEFFRERQDARYGGKGGARCC; from the coding sequence ATGTTCGATACGCTTTCGAAAGCCGGAAAATATCTGGGACAGGCCGCAAAAATGATGATTGGCGTGCCAGACTACGACAACTATGTTGAGCATATGCGCATAACGCATCCGGATCAGACGCCGATGACCTATGAAGAATTTTTCCGCGAGCGGCAGGATGCGCGCTATGGTGGAAAAGGCGGCGCGCGTTGCTGCTGA
- the ybdH gene encoding putative glycerol dehydrogenase (similar to E. coli putative oxidoreductase (AAC73700.1); Blastp hit to AAC73700.1 (362 aa), 81% identity in aa 1 - 361): MNHTEIRVVTGPANYFSHAGSLERLTDFFTPEQLSHAVWVYGERAIAAARPYLPEAFERAGAKHLPFTGHCSERHVAQLAHACNDDRQVVIGVGGGALLDTAKALARRLALPFVAIPTIAATCAAWTPLSVWYNDAGQALQFEIFDDANFLVLVEPRIILQAPDDYLLAGIGDTLAKWYEAVVLAPQPETLPLTVRLGINSACAIRDLLLDSSEQALADKQQRRLTQAFCDVVDAIIAGGGMVGGLGERYTRVAAAHAVHNGLTVLPQTEKFLHGTKVAYGILVQSALLGQDDVLAQLITAYRRFHLPARLSELDVDIHNTAEIDRVIAHTLRPVESIHYLPVTLTPDTLRAAFEKVEFFRI; the protein is encoded by the coding sequence ATGAACCACACTGAGATCCGCGTCGTTACCGGCCCGGCGAATTATTTTTCCCATGCAGGAAGCCTCGAAAGACTGACCGACTTTTTCACGCCGGAACAGCTTTCCCACGCCGTTTGGGTGTACGGCGAACGCGCGATTGCCGCCGCCCGGCCTTACCTGCCGGAAGCGTTTGAACGTGCTGGCGCAAAGCATCTGCCGTTTACCGGCCATTGTAGCGAACGCCATGTTGCCCAACTGGCGCACGCCTGCAACGACGATCGTCAGGTGGTGATAGGCGTCGGCGGCGGCGCGCTGCTCGATACCGCCAAAGCGCTCGCCCGCCGTCTGGCGCTGCCGTTTGTCGCTATCCCGACAATCGCGGCAACCTGCGCCGCCTGGACACCGCTTTCCGTCTGGTATAACGACGCGGGACAGGCGTTACAGTTCGAAATTTTTGATGATGCCAATTTTCTGGTGCTGGTCGAACCGCGCATTATTCTGCAGGCGCCCGATGACTATCTGTTAGCTGGCATTGGCGATACGCTGGCGAAATGGTATGAAGCCGTTGTGCTTGCGCCGCAGCCTGAAACATTGCCATTGACCGTAAGGCTGGGCATTAACAGCGCGTGCGCTATTCGCGATCTCCTGCTGGACAGCAGCGAACAAGCATTAGCGGATAAACAGCAGCGTCGGCTGACCCAGGCATTTTGCGACGTGGTGGATGCGATTATTGCTGGCGGCGGTATGGTCGGCGGCCTCGGGGAACGCTATACCCGTGTCGCCGCCGCCCATGCGGTACACAACGGTCTGACCGTCCTGCCGCAAACGGAAAAATTCCTGCACGGAACGAAAGTGGCTTATGGCATTCTGGTGCAAAGCGCGCTACTGGGACAAGATGACGTGCTGGCGCAATTGATTACAGCGTACCGGCGATTTCATCTGCCGGCCCGGCTTAGCGAACTGGACGTGGATATTCATAACACCGCCGAGATCGATAGGGTCATCGCGCATACCCTGCGCCCGGTCGAATCCATCCACTATTTACCGGTGACGTTAACGCCAGACACCCTGCGTGCGGCGTTTGAAAAAGTTGAATTTTTCAGAATATAG
- the ybdL gene encoding putative aminotransferase (similar to E. coli putative aminotransferase (AAC73701.1); Blastp hit to AAC73701.1 (386 aa), 85% identity in aa 1 - 386) — protein sequence MRNNPLIPKSKLPNLGTTIFTQMSALAQKHQAINLSQGFPDFDGPRYLHERLAYHVAQGANQYAPMTGAQALREAIADKTAEIYGYRPDDVSDITVTAGATEALYAAITALVRAGDEVICFDPSYDSYAPAVALSGGVLKRIALTPPHFRVDWQAFSALLSERTRLVILNTPHNPTATVWRQADIEALWQAIGEREIYVLSDEVYEHICFAAEGHASVLAHPQLRERAVAVSSFGKTFHMTGWKIGYCVAPAAISAEIRKVHQYLTFCVNTPAQLALADMLRAAPEHYRALPDFYRKKRDVLVNALAQSRLKVLPCEGTYFLLIDYSAVSTLNDVEFCQWLTEEVGVAAIPLSVFCAAPFPHQLIRLCFAKQESTLLAAAERLCKL from the coding sequence ATGAGAAATAACCCACTGATTCCAAAAAGCAAATTGCCAAATCTTGGTACCACGATTTTTACGCAAATGAGCGCGCTGGCGCAGAAACATCAGGCAATAAATTTATCGCAAGGCTTCCCTGATTTTGATGGTCCTCGTTATTTGCACGAGCGGTTGGCTTATCATGTCGCGCAGGGCGCGAATCAATATGCGCCGATGACGGGGGCGCAGGCGCTGCGGGAGGCCATTGCCGATAAAACGGCGGAAATATATGGTTATCGACCCGATGACGTCAGTGATATCACCGTCACAGCGGGCGCGACAGAAGCGCTGTATGCGGCGATTACCGCGCTGGTGCGGGCAGGGGATGAGGTTATCTGTTTCGATCCCAGTTACGACAGCTATGCCCCAGCCGTGGCGCTCTCCGGCGGCGTGTTAAAACGCATAGCGCTTACGCCGCCGCATTTTCGCGTCGACTGGCAGGCGTTTTCGGCGTTGCTTAGCGAGCGCACGCGACTGGTGATCCTCAATACGCCGCATAATCCCACCGCTACCGTCTGGCGTCAGGCGGATATCGAGGCGCTGTGGCAGGCTATCGGCGAGCGGGAAATTTATGTGTTAAGCGATGAAGTGTACGAACATATTTGTTTTGCCGCCGAAGGTCATGCCAGCGTATTGGCGCACCCTCAGTTACGAGAGCGGGCGGTTGCCGTTTCATCGTTTGGTAAAACCTTTCATATGACAGGATGGAAGATTGGTTACTGCGTTGCGCCTGCGGCCATTAGCGCCGAAATACGCAAAGTTCATCAGTACCTGACGTTTTGCGTCAATACGCCGGCGCAACTGGCGCTGGCGGATATGCTGCGCGCCGCGCCGGAACACTATCGCGCGTTACCCGATTTTTACCGGAAAAAACGCGATGTGCTGGTTAACGCGCTGGCGCAAAGCCGATTAAAAGTGCTGCCCTGTGAAGGTACCTATTTTCTGTTAATCGATTACAGCGCAGTGTCGACGCTAAATGACGTTGAGTTTTGTCAGTGGCTAACCGAAGAAGTCGGTGTCGCCGCTATTCCGCTCTCTGTCTTTTGCGCCGCCCCTTTCCCGCATCAGCTTATACGTTTATGTTTCGCTAAACAGGAATCAACGCTGCTGGCCGCCGCAGAGCGCCTGTGTAAACTGTAG